CCTGGCCCCGGGTGCGGTGCGGGGCCGGCACCACGGGGTGTGCAGGAGGGTGACGGTCGCCGGATCGATGCGCAACTGTTCCGTTTCCTCCTGGGCAAGCTGCGCTCCGTGGCCGGAAAATGGCGGCAGCAGCTGGACAGTTTGACCATCGGACGGAGCCGCCGTGCACTCCCCCAACGACGCCATCGACGCGCTCGACGGAAAGTTGATCAGACTTCTCAGCGAGGAACCGCGGATCGGCGTGCTGGAGTGCTCGCGCCGGCTGCAGGTGGCGCGCGGGACGGTGCAGGCCCGGCTGGACCGGCTGCAGGCGAAGGGCGTGATCGGCGGGTTCGCCCCGCAGGTGGACCCGGGGGCGCTCGGCTATCCGGTGACGGCCTTCGCCACGCTGGAGATCTCGCAGGGCCAGGGCTCCGACGTCCGGGCCCATCTGGCCGCCGTCCCGGAGGTGTTGGAGCTGCACACCATCACCGGGCAGGGCGACATGCTGGTCCGGATCGTGGCCCGGTCCAACGCGGACCTGCAGCGGGTGATCGACCGGGTGGTGGGCTTCGACGGGATCGTCCGGGCCTCCACGGCCATCGCCCTGGAGAACCCGGTGCCGTACCGGATCCTGCCCCTGGTGGAGCAGGCCGCCCGGGAGTGACCGGGGCGGCCGTGAGTGGCCGGGCGGCCGAGGGTGGCCGGAGCGGCCGAGGGTGGCCGGAGCGGCCGGCGGCCCGCCCGGGCCCGGGATCAGGACGACGCGCAACTCGGCACGTTGCCGCCGCTGTTGAGCGCGTTGAGCGAGGCGACCGCGTCCTCGACGGTGGTGACCGGGATCAGCCGCAGACCCTCGGGGGTGTTGACCCGGGCCTCGCCGCACTCGTCCCGGGGCACCAGGAAGACGGTGGCGCCGTCCCGGGCGGCGGCCTGGGTCTTCAGCGGGACGCCGCCGACCGGACCGATCCGGCCCTGCGCGTCCACCGTGCCGGTACCGGCGATCACCTTGCCGCCGGTGAGGTCGCCGCCCTTGCCGTCGCCGTCGAGCTTGTCGATGATGCCGAGCGCGAGCATCTGGCCGGCGCTGGGGCCGCCGATGTCGCCGAGGTAGATCGAGACCTTGACCTGCTCGGGCGACAGGTGCAGGTAGTTGAGGGCCGCCAGGGTGGCGCTGTCCTGCGACTCGGTCATCTGCCGCTCGGACTCCTGGTGGGCGTCCTGCGGGTCCTCCTCCGGGTAGACGGCCTCCGAGGGCAGCACCGCCTCCTCCTGGTTCCACCAGGCGTCCAGGGCCCGCCACAGGGTCAGCGTCTGGCCGGGGTTGGTGGCCTGGATGGTGACCATGCGCAGCTGCCCGCTGGTCGTCCTGACGGGTGCTCCGGTGATGGTGATGACCGGTCGGGGCGGTTCGCCGCTCCCGGGCGGGCTGTAGCTGCCGAGGGTGTCCACGGTGAGGCCCGGCTGGGTGAGCGTGTACGGGAGCGGGGCGAACGCCCCCACCGCGAGGAGGACGCCGACCAGCGTCCCGCACAGCGCCAGCGCGCGGGTCTTGGGAGCGGTGAGGGCCGGGGGCAGCTTGGCAGGAGACACATCCGCATCCAAACACACCCGGCCCGCGCCGTGTCAGCGCAGCGCGTCGGCCACCTCGGTGGCAGCCTCGACCACGCGCGGCCCGACCCGTTCGGGCACCAGACCGTTGAGCATCACCACGCCGACGCTGCCCTCGATGCCGCTCAGTCCGAGCAGGGCGGCGGCGGCGCCGCTGGCCCCGGACTGCTCCTCCGCGCGGGTGATCACGAAGCCCTGGTCGGGCCGGCGCTGGCCGGGGAAGTTGCGGGCCTCCAGGATCGCCCGGCCGGCCGCGCTCTCGCTGAGCGGGTGGCGCAGGCCGGTCCGGTAGGCGACGTGGAAGTCGGTCCAGGTCGGTTCGACCACGGCGACGGCCAGCGCCTCGTTGCCGTCCACCAGGGTCAGGTGGGCGGTGGCGCCGAGGTCCTCGGCGAGGCTGCGCAGGGCCGGCAGGGCGGCCTCGCGGAGCAGCGGGTGCACCCGGTGGGCGAGCCGGAGGACACCCAGGCCGACCCGGGCCCGGCCGCCGATGTCCCGGCGGACCAGACCGTGCTGCTCCAGGGTGGCCAGCAGGCGGTAGACCACCGTCCGGTTGACGGCGAGGCGGGCGGCCAGCTCGGTCACGGTCAGGCCGCGCTCGGAGTCGGCGAGCAGTTTGAGGACCCGGACACCTCTGTCCAGGGTCTGGGAGGTTTCAGCAGTCACGACGCGCAAGTCCTTTCCGCGACGGTCGCCGGCCGGCGGTGGTGCCGGTGCCGGGACGGAGAATTCGCGCGCAGGTGGGGTGTCCGCGCTGGAACGCACGCGGTGGCGCCATTGCCGTCCACGTCGTTCTGCGGTGCTCTGCCCGGGTCGGGGTGGTCGGTTCGAGAGAGCGTGGGGGAAAGGTAGTGAACGGGAGTGGCGCGGGGGAAGTAGTTGTCCAAAATCCGATCGGGATCGACGCGTTATCGAAATGAAAATCCGGGCGAAACCACCCAAGAGGACACCACAAAGGGAACACCAGTTCGATAACACTCCGGAGTCCGGACACCTGGCTCGACGCCGGGGGTCGCCGGAGCGGACCCGGAAGGGCCCGCCGGGGGCAGGGGGGCGGGCAGCGGACCGGGGAGGCACCCACCGCACGCCGCAGCACGCCGGCGCGAGCAGGGCGTGATCCGAGCAGGTTCGGAGCGGGTTCGGAGCGGGTTCGGAGCGGATGGCGAGCGCGAGATCCGGCCACCGGCGCGGCGCGCGGGCTCAGAACAGGTTGCGGGCGATCGTCCAGCCGGCCGCGGCGGTCAGCAGCACGGCGATGGCGGGCGGGCTGAGCCGCAGCCGCCAGCGGCGTCCGGCCAGGCCGTGCCGGAGCCAGGTGAGGTAGAGCGCCGCCACCAGCGGCAGGGAGAGCAGCAGGGCCGCGTTGTCCTGCCAGGCCGCGGCCAGGTCGCCGTGCAGCAGGTCGTACGCCATGCGGGTGCCGCCGCAGCCGGGGCACTGGAGGCCCGTCAGCCGGCGCCAGGGGCAGAACGGGAGGAACTGGCCGGACAGGTGCGGGTCCCGCGGCCACAGGTAGGCCGCCCCGGCCAGGCCGGCGCCGAGCAGCGCCAGCGGAGGCGCGGCCGTCCGCAGCCGCTCCGCACGCGGACCGGACGCCAGGCCGGACATGGGCCCGGACGACGGGCCGGCCGCGCCGGGAACGCCGCCACCCCCGCCCCCGGTGCGGTCACCGGGACGGGGGTGCGGGCGTGGGCGCGAACCCGGACGCAACGTCAGCCGCGGAGCTTGCGGCCCTGGGCGTCGGTGCGGGTGTCGCTGACCAGGAAGATGATGCCGTCGATCAGGGCCCAGAAGCCCAGGCCGCCGCAGGTCAGGAGCTGGGCGACACCCATGCCGACGTGGCCGGTGTAGAAGCGGCCGATGCCGAACCCGCCGAGGAAGATCTGCAGCAGACCGGCCACGACCTTCGACTTGTCGGACAGCTCGGGGGTGGGGTTGGCGTAGGACACGGTTGGTTCGACTCCTTAGTGACGGCATGCCACGGACGTACGGTCGGACGGGACCACGTGGCGGGACAGGGCCGTCTCGTCATGCGATGGATGTGCCGGGGCGCTCACCTCGAAGAGATCGTCAGGCGCCGCAGCACGCGGAAGATTAGCGGATCATCAGACCAATGTCTCCACGGTTATTTTGCGATCACATGACGAACGACCCGCCCCCCGATGAACCGGGGGACGGGTCGATGACAGGTCGGGAACGAAGGACTGGTGCGGCGTCAGCCTTGGCCGGCCGGAGTCAGCTCCTGCTGGCCGACGTCAGCCCTTCGTGGCCCATTCGCGGATCCGCCCGATCCGCGCCTTGAGCTGGTTCGCCGTCGCCTGGGCGGTGATCGGTCCGCCGCACTGCCGGCGCAGCTCGTTGTGGATGGTGCCGTGCGGCTGGGTGGTGCGGTGGTGCCAGGCGGCGACCAGCGCGTTGAGCTCCTTGCGCAGCTCGCGCAGTTCCTGATGGGTCACCACCGGCCGCTGCTCGGCGGGCAGCTCGATCAGGTCGGCCTCCTCGGCGGGCCTGGCCTTGGAGCGCTGGATCTGCCGGTGCTGCCGCTTCTGCAGCAGCATCTGCACCTGGTCCGGCTCCAGCAGGCCCGGGATGCCGAGGTAGTCCTCCTCCTCCTCGCTGCCCGGGTGCGCCTGCATGCCGAACTCCATGGCGTTGTACAGGACCCGGTCGAAGACCGCGTCGCTGCCCAGCGCCTCGTAGGAGAACTCCTCGCCGCCGGCGGTGTCCGGCCCGTCGTTGGCCCGCTCGGCCTCGGCGAGCAGCCGGTCCTCCTCGTCGAAGAGGCCCTCGCCCTCCTTCTTCGGCCGGTCCAGGACGTGGTCGCGCTGCAGCTCCATCTCGTTGGCGAAACCGAGCAGCATCGGGATGGTCGGCAGGAACACCGAGGCGGTCTCGCCGCGCTTGCGGGCACGCACGAAGCGGCCGACGGCCTGGGCGAAGAACAGCGGGGTGGAGATCGAGGTGGCGTACACGCCGACGCACAGCCGGGGCACGTCGACGCCCTCGGACACCATCCGGACCGCGACCATCCAGCGTGAGGTGCCCGCCGCGTAGTCGGAGATCCGCTGGGAGGCCTCGGCCTCGTCGGAGAGGACCAGGGTGACCTTCTCGCCGCTGATCTCGCGGAGCAGCTTGGCGTAGGCGCGGGCCACGTTCTGGTCGGTGGCGATCACGAGGCCGCCGGCGTCCGGGATGGCCTTGCGGACCTCGCTGAGCCGCCGGTCGGCGGCCTGCAGCACGCTCGGGATCCACTCGCCCTGCGGGGAGAGCGCGGTGCGCCAGGCCTGGGCGATCAGGTCCTTGGTCATCGGCTCGCCGAGCCGGGCCTCCAGCTCGTCGCCGGCCTTGGTGCGCCAGCGCATGTTGCCGCTGTAGGAGAGGAAGATCACCGGACGGACGACGTGGTCGGCCAGCGCGTGGCCGTAGCCGTAGGTGTAGTCGGCGACCGACTTGCGGATGCCGTCGCCGCCCGCCTCGTACTGGACGAACGGGATCGGGTTGGTGTCCGAGCGGAACGGCGTACCGGTCAGCGCGAGCCGCCGGGTGGCCGGCTCGAAGGCCTCGAAGCAGGCCTCGCCCCAGGACTTGGAGTCACCGGCGTGGTGGATCTCGTCCATGATCACGAGGGTCTTGCGGGCCTCGGTCCGGTTCCGGTGCAGCATCGGGTTGACGCCCACGCCGGCGTAGGTGACCACGATGCCCTGGTACTCCTTGGACAGCGGTCCCGAGGAGTACGCCGGGTCGAGCCTGATGCCTATCCGGGCGGCGGCCTCCGCCCACTGCTTCTTCAGGTGCTCGGTGGGCGCGACCACCGTCACCTGCTGCACCAGGTGGTTGTGCAGCAGGTAGGAGGCCAGGGTGAGGGCGAAGGTGGTCTTACCGGCGCCCGGGGTCGCCACCGCGAGGAAGTCGCGGGGCTGCTTCTCGATGTACTTGTCCAGCGCGCCCTGCTGCCAGGCGCGCAGCTTGCCGGCCGTACCCCAGGGGGCACGGCCCGGGAAGGCGGGCGAGAGGTGGTGCGAGGAACCGGCCTGCGACGGGCGCGGCGCGGTGGGGTGCACGGGGTGCGGCGCCGGATGCGGCGCGACGTCGGAGAACAGCGGGGTCATCGGCGAGGAGGCGGCAGTACTCACGGTCTCCGATTGGGGTCGTCGCAGGTCAGAGCAGGTATGGAAGCCCCGGCCCGCGGTCGGACGGCGGTCGTACAACCCGCCCAGCCTACCGGCCCGCGGAGCGTTGCCGGCGCGCGCCGCGCTCAGCCCGCGCCGGGCCGCGCCCCTTCGGCGAGCCCGCTGAGCCGGTCCGCGATCGCCCCCACCTCGGCCACCTCGCCGGCGGCCACACCGACCACCAGGTCGTACGCCGCGTCCTGGTCGATCCCGGCCATGTCGACCCCGTTGAGGTCGAGGAAGACCACCGCCGCCATCCAGGCGGTGCGCTTGTTGCCGTCCACGAACGGATGGTTGGAGGCCAGCGAGTGCAGCAGGGCGGCGGCCTTCTCGAAGAGCCCCGGATAGGCCTCCACCCCGAACATCTGCGAGCCCGGCCGGTGCGCCGCGGAGGCCACCAGCCCGAGGTCCCGCACCCCCACCTCCTGGCCCTGGCAGGCGTACTCGGCCAGCTCCAGGATCTCCAGGACTGTCAGGTACCTCACTCCCCCAGCCGCCTCAGCAGGTCGGCGTGCCGGGCCGCGTACTTCGCCCCCAGGCGTCGCACGTCCTCCCGCCCGGACTCCTCGTCCAGGTAGCGGTCGATCGCCCGCAGCACCACCGCGTGCATGCTCCGGCCCTCCTCCTCGGCGCGCCGGCGCAGGGCGTCCTGCTGTTCCTCGGTCAGTCGGAGATTCATCGCCATACCCGGCATGGTAGGAGCAGTGGGGTCATTCCGGTACCACTTTTCCGGGCCCCGATGTGACCGGGATCACCCGGTCCGGACGGAGGAATCCCGCCGAACCCGGTAAGGGTCCGCGCCCCGGCCGGTCTCCTCCTTCGGCGGGGCTGCCACGGGGGCGGCGACCGCACCGGGAGGCAGCATGTCCACGTCCGTCGTCGTCGAGCAGGCCGTCCGCGCCCGGCTGGTCCTCGGCACACGCCGCTCCGCCGCGCTGCGGGTCACCCTGCGCTACCGGCTGGACGACCCGCTGGCGGTGTGGCTGCTCTTCCCCGCCGAGTACGCCCTGGAGGGCGAGCCGGACGGCGGCGCCGGGACCGGGCCGGTCGAGGAGGTCCCCTGGGTGTTCGCCCGGGAGCTGCTGGCGGCGGGCCTGCGCGGCCCCGCCGGGGCCGGCGACGTGCACCTGAGCCCCGGCGCCGAGTGGACCCTGGTCGAGCTGCGGGCGCCCGAGGGCACCGCCCTCGTCCGCTTCCGCACCGAGGACCTGCGCCGCTTCCTCGCCCGCACCCTGGACGCCCTCCCCGAGGGCCGCGAGTTCGACCACCTCGACCCCGACCGCGCCCTCGCCGCGCTCCTCGGCTCCTGACCGGCCCGAGCCCGCGCCCGTGACGGCGGCCCCCGCCCTATACCGACAGCTTCCGCATCAGCCGCACCCCCTGCGCCGGCGTCATGTGCGGCAGGTACGCCTTCCCGATCGCCCGGGTGATCGCCGCCAGCGCCGCCGGGTCCGGGTACGTCATGTACATCGGCCGGTACTCCGGCTGGAACTTCGCCTTGAACGCCAGCAGCGACCGGAACCCGTACACCGGCTCCAGCACCCGCCCCATCCAGTCCAGCATCCGCTGCAGCGCCGTCGGCTCCCCGCCCCGGTCGGAGCGGGCCAGCGGCGCCCCGGAGAGGCTGAGGAACCGCGCGCCCTCCTCCTTGAAACCCAGCGCGGCGGAGGCGATCAGGAACTCCATCACCCCGCGGAACCCCTCCGACCGGCGGCGCATGAAGTCCAGCGTCCAGCCCACCGGCTCGCCGTCCCCGTACACCGGCATCCAGCTGGTGAGCCCGTGCACGGTGCGGTCCGCGTCCACGGCGACCAGCACCCGGACCGCCGGGTCGTCCAGCTCGTCCAGGCCGCCGAGGGTGAACCCCATCTCGGGCAGGCCCTTGTCGGAGACCCACTCCTCGGAGATCGACCGGATCTGGTCCTTGATCGCGATCGGGGCGTCCCGGTAGGTGTACCACTCGGCGGTGATGCCCTGCTTGCCGGCCTTGTTGAGGGAGGTCCGGATGTCCTGCCACTTCTTCCCGGTGAAGGCGAGGTCGGGCAGCGCCACCACGGTGTCCTCCGCGACCTGCAGCGAGCGCCAGCCGAGTTCCTCCGCCACGTCCAGCACCAGCTCGGTGCAGCTGTAGAAGCAGGGCGTCCAGCCCCGGGTGTCGCAGTACGCGGCGAACCCGGCGACCGCCCGCCGCCGCGCCTCCGGCTCGCCGAACGGGTCGCCGGTGGTGAGCGCCACCGGCGCCATGCCCACCGTGGCCAGCACCCGGTACGGCACGGCGGCCTTCCCGTCCCCGTCGAACCAGTAGTGGTTGCCGTCCCAGGTGGAGAGGAAGGAGAGCGTCGAGCCGCCGTGCCGCACCAGCAGCTCCCGGGCCCGCTCGGCGGCCTCGGCGTCCTCGTGCACCACCGGCCGGCGGAAGGCCAGCACCAGCGCCACCAGGGTCACCACCCAGAAGAACAGCCCGCAGTAGGTCTCCAGGAACCGCGCCCCGCCGCCGACCGCGATCGGGTAGTCCGGCAGCAGGTCGTTGTACGAGGGCGGCAAGAGCTCGGAGGGCAGGCCGACCAGGAACGCCCCGAAGCCCGGCCGCGGCTGGTACTGGTCCCGGACCAGCCACCCGATCCCGGCGTACGCCACGCAGCTGACCAGCAGCGCGCCGCCGACCACCAGGGCGAGCCGCCGGGTCACCCGGCGCGGCAGCCGCTGGTCGAAGCTGCGCCGGGTGACGGTCTGCAGCACCAGCATGGCCACCGGGAGCAGCAGCGCCTCCCCGATCAGCTCGAACAGGTAGCCGGTGCCGCCGGTGTCGGCGAACTCGTCGTAGCTGAGGGCGAGCAGCCAGCAGAGCACCGCGATCCAGGCGAGTTCGGTGATCACGGTGAGCCGCCAGGCGAGCCGGAGCCCGCGGCGCAGTCCCTCGGCGAGCACCAGCAGGACGACGGGGACGAGGGCGGCCATCAGCCGGCCGGGCGAGTCGAAGAACCGGTCCACCGAGTGGGCGCGGGCGCAGGCGTCGGCGGACTGCTCGCAGGCGATCCGGATCTCCTCGCTGGAGGGGACGTGCGAGAAGTACAGGTCGCCGAGGGTGTTGAAGGGTCCGATGGCGTCCTGGTAGAGCGAGGCGACGAGCGGGCCGATGGCGGCGGCGGCCAGGCAGAGGGCGACCAGGACCCGGGTCTCGGCGTGCGAGGCGCGCCGCGGCCGGGCCGGCAGCCTGTGGTGCAGCAGGGCGCCTAGGGCGAGTCCGATCAGCGCGCCGGCGAACCGCTGGACGCTCTGCAGGTGGCCGATGTACAGCATCATCACCAGCGGGACGAGGACGGTCAGGAGCCTCAGCCGGCGGCGCCAGAGCACGGTGAGCCGGTAGCTGAGCACCCCGGCGAGGGCGAAGGCGCCGGCGCCCGGACTGACCGCGATCTGGTGCTCGATCTCCTTCATCCAGCCGACGTCGGCGGAGACCCCGACCCGGACCACGGCGGTGCCCAGCAGGGTGCCCAGCACCTGGCCGGTGACCAGGACGCCGGCCGTGAGCGCGGTGCCGAGCCGGGTCTCGGCGAGCGGTCCGATGACGGCGAGCAGCAGGCTGATCACCACGTACGCGCCGGGGCCGGAGCACCACAGCAGGGAGCTGAAGGGGGTCCACCAGCGGCCGGCCTCCAGGGTGGGGAGGCCGACGCCGACGTGGGCGAGCAGCGTGGGGTCGGGTCCGTCGTCGAGGCTGGCGGTGGCGGCGCCGACCACCCAGAGCGCGATCACCAGGGCGATGGTGAGCGGTGCGGTGGTCAGCCGCTCCCAGAGCAGGCGGAGCAGCCGCAGCCAGCGCCGGCCGCCGTACTCGGCGGGCGGGGTGACGGGGGCGGCGTCGGTCATCGGATGAGTCCTGTCTGCTGGGCCAGCCAGGGGACGTTGTTCGCCAGCCCGGCTCGGAAGGTGTTCCAGTCGTGTCCGCCGGGGACGGTCTCGAACTTCGCCTTCATCCCGGCCTGGACGGCGGCGTTGTAGACCTTCTGCTGCTGCGGTCCGAACTCGCCGTCGCTGTTGCCGACCACGAAGGCGGCGGCGGTGTCGGGAAAGCGCTGGCGGGCCATCACGTGGAGCGGGTCGACGGCGTTGAAGGCGGCCTCGTCGCCGCCGAAGGCCTCCTGGACGGTCTGCTCGTGGCTGCCGAGGGTGGGTTCCTGCTGGCCGGAGATGTCCAGGAAGGAGCCGTAGACCTGGGGGGCGTTGACGGCCAGTTGGAGGGAGCAGGTGCCGCCGAGGGAGAGGCCGCCGATGGACCAGGCGCCGCGGCCGGTGCCGGTCTGCAGGTGGTCCTTGATCCAGTTCGGGACGTCATCGGCGAGGTAGGTCTGGGCCTGGGCGATCCTGGAGTTCATGCAGAGGCTGTTGCCCCAGGTGGACCCGGTCTCGTCGGCCACGACCACGATCGGGGCGAGGCCGTCGTGGGCGGCGGCGAAGGAGTCCATGGTGGTCTGCAGGGCGCCGGAGTTGACCCAGTCGGCGGGTTCGCCGGGCTGGCCGGCCATCAGGACGAGGACGGGCAGCAGCGGGCGGGGGCTGGTGTAGTAGGCGGGCGGCAGGTAGACGTACGCGTCGCGGGCCTGGAAGCCGGACTTGGTGCCGGGGATGGGGACGCTGGACAGGGTGCCCTTCTCGGGGAGGTCGGCGGGGCGTTTCCAGACCTCGGAGAGGGTCTTGCCGGGCGGGACGGCGACGGTGTTCGGGTCCCGGCCGGTGGGCAGGGCATGGGTCTCGGGGGAGAGCATGGCGCGGAGCGTCGGGTACTCCTGGTAGAAGCGGTTGACCTGCGAGGAGGCCATCACCACGACCACCACGGCCAGGCCGATCACGCCGAGCCGGGTGCGCCAGCGCATCGGTGCCCCGGCGGCGGGCACCAGGCGGGCGACGGCGAGGCAGAGGGCGAGGACGGCGAGCCCGACCCAGGAGGCGACCTCGTCGGGCAGGCCGTCGGGCCAGGGCTGCCACCAGTCGTCGATGGTGAACTTCACCAGGACGGTCAGGACGGCGGCGGCCACCAGGGCGCAGGGCAGCCGGACGGTCCACCAGTGCGGGAGGCCGGAGACGGCCAGGGCGACGAGGGCGGCGAACCCGAGCACCAGGATGATGTTCGGGATGGCGCCGTCGATCAGCGACCAGTCGAGCGGGTTCCAGGTCATCTCGGCGCGGTCCTCGGCTCAGGCCCGCACGGCGCGGACGAGGTGGGCGAAGACCACGACGTTGCCGTCGTAACCCTCGGGCTCGCGGTAGCCGCCGCCGCAGGTGATCAGCCGCAACTGGGCGTCGGGGGCGGCGGCGTAGACCGTGTGGTCGGGGAAGTCGCTGCGGCGGTAGGTCTCCACGGCGTCGACGGTGAAGTGGGCGCTGGAGCCGTCCTGGCGGGTCACCTCGAGGTGGTCGCCGCGGCGGAGGTCGCCGAGGCGGTAGAAGACGGCGGGGCCCTGCCGGGTGTCCACGTGGCCGGCCATGACGGCGGTGCCGCGCTGGCCGGGGGTGGTGCCGGCCCGGTACCAGCCGGCGAGGTTGGGCTCGGCGGGGGGCGGGGGTTCGAGGTGCCCGTCGGGGTCGAGGGCGAGGCCGGTGACGGGGGCGTCCACGCCGAGGGCGGGGATGCGGATCCGGGTGGGCGGGGAGGGCGGCAGCGACGGGACGACCGGGCGGGCGGCGTCGGCGCCGGGGGCGGCGAGGGCCTGGGCGGCGGTGGGTGCGGGGGGCAGGCCGTGGCCGCCGCCCTCGTTGATCATCCACGCTCCGAGCACCAGCGCCGTTCCGGCCGCCAGCGTGCCCGGCCAGGGACTCCTGCCCGGTTGCCCGCCCACCGTCACTCCCCTCTGACACAGGTTCAGGCCAGTGAATCCGTGCCGTCGTGGGGCGGCACTCCGGCGGCACCGTCCGGGTGACGGTCGCCGGTCAAGGCCGCTGGGGTGGGGGCGGCGCGGCCGCGGCGCAGGCGGGGACGGGTGAGGAGGCCCTCGGCGCCGGCGGCCGCGGTGGCGATGGCGGGCAGTTCGGTGGGCTTGTCGTAGAGCGCGAAGCGGGGGCGCCAGTCGGGGTGGAACCGGGCGTGCGACCGGTACAGGGACTCGCGGCGCCACCAGCGGACCAGGAGCCGCAGGACGGCGCGGACCAGGCGGAGCAGCAGGCCGCCGGCGGCGGGGCGGGCGCGGCGCTGCTCGGCGGTGCGGAAGGCGGCGTAGTTGAGGGAGACCCGGGTGACGTGGAGGTCGCCGCGGGCGGAGGCCAGCAGCACCTCGGTGATCAGGTACTCGGCGAGGCCCTCGTCGGATTCGCGGTCGCGGCGGATCAGGTCGAGGGTCAGGCCGTGAGCGCCCCAGGGGACGAGGTTGAGCAGGGCGCAGACGCGGTCGTTCTCGTCGCGGCACTCGGCGAGCAGGCAGTCGCCGTCGTCGGGGTCGCCGAGCCGGCCGAGGGCGGTGGCGAAGCCGCGTTCGGTGCGGCCGTGCCGCCAGGCGTCGGCGAGCCGGGCGAGGTCGGCGAGTTCGGCCGCGGGGATGTCGCGGTGGCGGCGGACGAGGGCGCGGTAGCCGGCGGCGCGGACCCGGTCGCGGGTCTCGCGCAGGGGGGTCATGGCCTGCCCGGTGAGGGTGAAGCCGGTGGTCTCGACGACGGCCTCCTCACCGAGTTCGACGACGTGCAGGCGGGCGTGCCGGGCGTAGGCGGCGCTGCCGCGCCGGCCGGCGCCGGTGACGGCGGGGATCCAGGCGTTGCCGCGGGCCTGGTCGATCCAGGCCTCGATGGCGCCGGGCCAGTGCTCGGGGGCGCCGACCGGGTCGCCGGAGACCAGCGAGACGCCGTTGACCACGCGGTGGACCACGGCGGCCTCGCCGGTCGGGGACCAGCAGGCGGCCTTGTCGCGGCGGAGGGCGAAGTAGCCGAGCGAGTCGCCGGCGCCGTGCCCGTCCAGCAGGGCGCGGAGCCGGCGTTCGTCCTCGGGGCGCAGCCGGAGCCGTCCGCGCGGGGAGCGGAAGAGCACCCGGAGGGAGAGCAGCAGCAGGGCGGCGCCGAGGAGGTTGAGCCCGAGGTCGACCCAGCCGGGGACGTCGAT
The window above is part of the Kitasatospora sp. HUAS MG31 genome. Proteins encoded here:
- a CDS encoding Lrp/AsnC family transcriptional regulator, encoding MHSPNDAIDALDGKLIRLLSEEPRIGVLECSRRLQVARGTVQARLDRLQAKGVIGGFAPQVDPGALGYPVTAFATLEISQGQGSDVRAHLAAVPEVLELHTITGQGDMLVRIVARSNADLQRVIDRVVGFDGIVRASTAIALENPVPYRILPLVEQAARE
- a CDS encoding S16 family serine protease, which codes for MSPAKLPPALTAPKTRALALCGTLVGVLLAVGAFAPLPYTLTQPGLTVDTLGSYSPPGSGEPPRPVITITGAPVRTTSGQLRMVTIQATNPGQTLTLWRALDAWWNQEEAVLPSEAVYPEEDPQDAHQESERQMTESQDSATLAALNYLHLSPEQVKVSIYLGDIGGPSAGQMLALGIIDKLDGDGKGGDLTGGKVIAGTGTVDAQGRIGPVGGVPLKTQAAARDGATVFLVPRDECGEARVNTPEGLRLIPVTTVEDAVASLNALNSGGNVPSCASS
- a CDS encoding IclR family transcriptional regulator, translating into MTAETSQTLDRGVRVLKLLADSERGLTVTELAARLAVNRTVVYRLLATLEQHGLVRRDIGGRARVGLGVLRLAHRVHPLLREAALPALRSLAEDLGATAHLTLVDGNEALAVAVVEPTWTDFHVAYRTGLRHPLSESAAGRAILEARNFPGQRRPDQGFVITRAEEQSGASGAAAALLGLSGIEGSVGVVMLNGLVPERVGPRVVEAATEVADALR
- a CDS encoding DUF2752 domain-containing protein; the protein is MSGLASGPRAERLRTAAPPLALLGAGLAGAAYLWPRDPHLSGQFLPFCPWRRLTGLQCPGCGGTRMAYDLLHGDLAAAWQDNAALLLSLPLVAALYLTWLRHGLAGRRWRLRLSPPAIAVLLTAAAGWTIARNLF
- a CDS encoding Arc family DNA-binding protein, which translates into the protein MNLRLTEEQQDALRRRAEEEGRSMHAVVLRAIDRYLDEESGREDVRRLGAKYAARHADLLRRLGE
- a CDS encoding TM2 domain-containing protein, with product MSYANPTPELSDKSKVVAGLLQIFLGGFGIGRFYTGHVGMGVAQLLTCGGLGFWALIDGIIFLVSDTRTDAQGRKLRG
- a CDS encoding type II toxin-antitoxin system death-on-curing family toxin translates to MRYLTVLEILELAEYACQGQEVGVRDLGLVASAAHRPGSQMFGVEAYPGLFEKAAALLHSLASNHPFVDGNKRTAWMAAVVFLDLNGVDMAGIDQDAAYDLVVGVAAGEVAEVGAIADRLSGLAEGARPGAG
- a CDS encoding SsgA family sporulation/cell division regulator, which encodes MSTSVVVEQAVRARLVLGTRRSAALRVTLRYRLDDPLAVWLLFPAEYALEGEPDGGAGTGPVEEVPWVFARELLAAGLRGPAGAGDVHLSPGAEWTLVELRAPEGTALVRFRTEDLRRFLARTLDALPEGREFDHLDPDRALAALLGS
- a CDS encoding DEAD/DEAH box helicase, with the protein product MTPLFSDVAPHPAPHPVHPTAPRPSQAGSSHHLSPAFPGRAPWGTAGKLRAWQQGALDKYIEKQPRDFLAVATPGAGKTTFALTLASYLLHNHLVQQVTVVAPTEHLKKQWAEAAARIGIRLDPAYSSGPLSKEYQGIVVTYAGVGVNPMLHRNRTEARKTLVIMDEIHHAGDSKSWGEACFEAFEPATRRLALTGTPFRSDTNPIPFVQYEAGGDGIRKSVADYTYGYGHALADHVVRPVIFLSYSGNMRWRTKAGDELEARLGEPMTKDLIAQAWRTALSPQGEWIPSVLQAADRRLSEVRKAIPDAGGLVIATDQNVARAYAKLLREISGEKVTLVLSDEAEASQRISDYAAGTSRWMVAVRMVSEGVDVPRLCVGVYATSISTPLFFAQAVGRFVRARKRGETASVFLPTIPMLLGFANEMELQRDHVLDRPKKEGEGLFDEEDRLLAEAERANDGPDTAGGEEFSYEALGSDAVFDRVLYNAMEFGMQAHPGSEEEEDYLGIPGLLEPDQVQMLLQKRQHRQIQRSKARPAEEADLIELPAEQRPVVTHQELRELRKELNALVAAWHHRTTQPHGTIHNELRRQCGGPITAQATANQLKARIGRIREWATKG